Proteins encoded within one genomic window of Gadus chalcogrammus isolate NIFS_2021 chromosome 6, NIFS_Gcha_1.0, whole genome shotgun sequence:
- the LOC130384650 gene encoding LOW QUALITY PROTEIN: protein Niban 2-like (The sequence of the model RefSeq protein was modified relative to this genomic sequence to represent the inferred CDS: deleted 1 base in 1 codon; substituted 1 base at 1 genomic stop codon), with product MGDVISSHLDEGKREIITARTGEVMGQFDALYEQQYSVALFNKVRFDVEGGGGPQPQLLHRKVPLENRCIFSGALFQYLEENRKWRNRFLFIPDSYSINYYDSKASHDRGLQPKGTLSCAGYKVLTSMEQYLELVANSLPGETLGRVGRAPFLKVATQFPLIILGSPYGRHLYFCMYFEKKKKKFHLKVXLCVSFLSAGLSEESRVQTPAFTDSVRLFRQAKGQYGTWDMMCGGHPQILSNLVMEILLPEIRDLISPRLKGKMHERQRNWMLISDAVYSLVQRQCEAQFRALEQRCEAGRPLLEASIRTDMDQIITSKEHVTNKIRGVVLSKADKLLKVSIQPYISSILEALMEPTSRGFSEVRDVFFRELVDMSKNAVNEGTKETVAEHMDKISMLAFHPVKMQSCYEKVERLSLDGLQQRFDVSSPSVFVQRAQILMREVRRSGINTRAFFNG from the exons ATGGGAGACGTCATATCGAGCCACTTGGATGAGGGCAAGCGGGAGATCAtcacag CCCGAACAGGGGAGGTGATGGGCCAGTTCGACGCTCTCTATGAACAGCAGTACAGCGTGGCGCTCTTCAACAAGGTGCGCTTCGACGTCGAGGGAGGGGGCGGACCTCAGCCTCAGCTGCTCCACCGCAAG GTTCCTCTGGAGAACCGGTGTATCTTCTCCGGGGCGTTGTTCCAGTAcctggaggagaacaggaagtggaggaaccGTTTCCTCTTCATCCCAGACTCCTACAGCATCAACTACTATGACAGCAAGGCG TCCCATGACCGAGGCCTGCAGCCCAAGGGGACCCTGAGCTGTGCGGGATACAAAGTGCTGACCTCCATGGAGCAGTACCTGGAGCTGGTGGCCAACAGCCTACCAGGTGAGACCcttgggaggg TGGGACGCGCTCCCTTCCTGAAGGTGGCGACCCAGTTCCCCCTGATC ATCTTAGGAAGTCCATACGGACGGCACCTCTACTTCTGC atgtattttgaaaaaaaaaaaaaaaagtttcacttAAA ggtgtgaCTTTGTGTTTCCTTTCTCTCGGCAGGTTtgtcagaggagagcagggttcAGACCCCAGCCTTCACAGACTCTGTGCGTCTCTTCCGGCAGGCCAAGGGCCAGTACGGTACCTGGGACATGATGTGTGGCGGGCACCCGCAG aTCCTGTCCAACCTGGTGATGGAGATCCTCCTCCCAGAGATCAGGGACCTCATCTCCCCGCGCCTCAAAGGGAAGATGCACGAGAGGCAGCGCAACTGGATGTTG atcaGTGACGCGGTGTACAGCCTGGTGCAGCGGCAGTGTGAGGCGCAGTTCCGTGCGCTGGAGCAGCGGTGCGAGGCGGGGCGCCCCCTGTTGGAGGCCTCCATCCGCACAGACATGGACCAGATCATCACCTCAAAGGAGCACGTCACCAACAAGATCAGAG GCGTGGTGCTGTCCAAGGCGGACAAGCTGCTGAAGGTGAGCATCCAGCCCTACATCAGCTCCATCCTGGAGGCGCTGATGGAACCTACCAGCAGAGGCTTCTCGGAGGTCCGGGACGTCTTCTTCCGGGAGCTGGTGGACATGAGCAAGAACGCCGTCAATGAGGGCACCAAGGAGACGGTGGCAgag CACATGGACAAGATCTCCATGCTGGCGTTCCACCCGGTGAAGATGCAGAGCTGCTACGAGAAGGTGGAGCGGCTCAGTCTGGACGGCCTGCAGCAGCGCTTTGACGTCTCCAGCCCCTCCGTGTTCGTCCAGAGAGCCCAGATCCTcatgagagaggtgaggaggtccGGGATCAACACGAGGGCTTTTTTCAATGGGTGA